From the genome of Ananas comosus cultivar F153 linkage group 18, ASM154086v1, whole genome shotgun sequence, one region includes:
- the LOC109724067 gene encoding uncharacterized protein LOC109724067, whose product MGDFREWAAYGSSAVARGYRAPTLAAAMAQSLSHPVAIRRDSLRAAERRAADIVARVRPTDDSESKRKSVVAYVQKLIGVSLGSEVFPFGSVPLKTYLPDGDIDLTAFGSAAPDSTLISDVRCILEYEEQNSDAEFEVKDVQYINAEVRLVKCLIDNIIVDISFNQMGGLCTLCFLELVDRHIGKDHLFKRSIILIKAWCYYESRILGAHHGLISTYALETLVLYIFNLFHKTMDGPLAVLYRFLEYFSNFDWDNYCISLYGPVAIASLPDIVIEDTDIRSADLLLSQEFVKRSIKKFSLPLTESEKSSAKFCPKYLNIIDPLRENNNLGRSVSKG is encoded by the exons ATGGGGGATTTTAGGGAGTGGGCGGCGTACGGGAGCAGCGCGGTGGCGCGGGGCTACCGGGCGCCGACGctggcggcggcgatggcgcagTCGCTCTCCCACCCCGTGGCGATCCGCCGCGACTCCCTCCGCGCCGCCGAGCGCCGCGCCGCCGACATCGTCGCCCGCGTCCGCCCCACCGACGACTCCGAGTCCAAGCGCAAGAGCGTCGTCGCCTACGTTCAGAAGCTCATCGGCGTCTCCCTCGGCAGCGAG GTTTTTCCGTTCGGATCGGTTCCGTTGAAGACTTATCTGCCCGATGGGGATATCGATCTGACGGCATTTGGCAGCGCAGCTCCCGACAGTACTTTGATCAGCGACGTTCGCTGTATACTTGAATATGAGGAGCAGAACTCTGACGCTGAATTCGAAGTGAAGGATGTGCAGTACATCAATGCAGAG GTCAGGCTTGTTAAATGCCTTATCGATAATATTATTGTCGATATCTCATTCAACCAGATGGGCGGACTCTGCACACTCTGCTTTCTTGAACTG GTTGACCGACACATCGGAAAGGACCATCTCTTTAAACGGAGTATCATTTTGATCAAGGCATGGTGCTACTACGAGAGTCGTATTTTAGGCGCTCATCATGGCCTAATATCTACTTACGCGTTGGAGACGCTCGTTCTCTACATATTTAACCTGTTCCATAAAACAATGGATGGGCCATTGGCG GTCCTTTACAGGTTTTTGGAATACTTCAGCAATTTCGACTGGGACAACTATTGTATCAGTTTGTATGGTCCTGTTGCCATAGCTTCATTGCCGGACATAGTCA TTGAAGACACAGATATACGTAGCGCCGACTTACTGCTTAGTCAAGAGTTCGTGAAAAGGTCTATTAAAAAGTTCTCTTTACCTCTGACTGAGTCTGAGAAAAGCTCTGCGAAATTTTGTCCAAAGTATCTAAACATAATTGATCCTCTGAGGGAGAACAACAACCTCGGCAGAAGTGTTAGCAAAGGTTAG
- the LOC109723812 gene encoding uncharacterized protein LOC109723812, producing the protein MHGNGQRPDLQRRMPSGLRAAESNYSGFNPFSSGLEIEKDKKVDSTSQGTLCEERLKKEVSNLESEIEKAKRPLRPANGLTKLESRTKNANQTALPSTENGASFSLVRLKSVPHLFFHQNKDANNENGSTNPGSKKEVSHSTPSADCEGSYMFLLPQQLENELSRELSSFDYTRYVEYFSPGSVHGLLARKWFYLSKFGVEEAIYTHALFSLSDLTGDLDSHFRCLRQVQYILEYMLGGIDESAKKESLSELTEENSLDASSEKNVVSSVITKESSSEAPPGESTSSSINAKESPSEAPSGKSSSSSVNAKENSSHVHTKESMFAGIAGEEPIPEPPPKVAASSSKVDQLVKPPPAICSYSILDNSWQQRGTGTYLPNVNFRAYKERFASSRGKKQAYTYRPPKFRSNNQEGSATDKSLKGKDSQEAVPPPKEKASPSNGNGRGKLPASDAPPPPRLLTKGHSPANGFIVKPEGSVEFGSRSAVPLAAFSPELRMKASVAPHNQRSAVTYASAAQQRSGADSTRERPTEPYKLKDEGDFPPLSGLKQ; encoded by the exons ATGCATGGGAACGGACAAAGGCCAGACCTGCAACGGCGTATGCCTTCAGGGTTGCGTGCCGCAGAATCGAACTATTCGGGCTTTAATCCTTTCTCATCAGGATTAGAGATTGAGAAGGACAAAAAGGTTGATTCGACTTCTCAAGGAACACTCTGTGAAGAGCGCTTAAAAAAGGAGGTCTCAAATTTGGAGTCGGAAATTGAGAAGGCCAAAAGGCCTCTTCGTCCCGCAAATGGCCTGACCAAACTGGAGTCAAGAACCAAGAATGCGAACCAAACGGCTTTGCCAAGTACAGAAAATGGTGCGTCTTTCTCACTGGTAAGACTTAAATCCGTACCCCATCTGTTTTTTCATCAGAATAAGGATGCTAACAATGAAAATGGATCGACCAATCCTGGATCTAAGAAGGAAGTATCTCATAGTACCCCTTCAGCCGACTGTGAGGGATCGTACATGTTTTTACTGCCGCAGCAACTTGAGAATGAGCTATCAAGAGAACTTTCCTCTTTCGATTACACTAGGTATGTAGAATATTTCTCTCCTGGTTCAGTACATGGATTACTAGCAAGAAAGTGGTTTTATCTTTCTAAGTTTGGAGTAGAGGAGGCTATTTACACCCATGCGTTGTTCAGCTTGTCGGATCTCACCGGAGATTTGGATTCCCATTTTAGATGTCTTCGACAAGTGCAATACATCCTTGAGTATATGCTCGGAGGAATCGACGAATCAGCTAAAAAAGAATCCCTTTCTGAGTTAACTGAGGAAAACTCATTAGATGCGTCTTCTGAGAAAAATGTTGTCTCAAGTGTTATCACAAAAGAGAGCTCATCGGAGGCACCTCCTGGGGAAAGTACTTCCTCGAGTATCAATGCGAAAGAAAGCCCATCGGAGGCACCTTCTGGAAAGAGTAGTTCCTCGAGTGTTAATGCAAAAGAAAACTCATCGCATGTCCATACTAAGGAAAGTATGTTCGCGGGTATTGCTGGAGAGGAACCAATTCCTGAACCGCCACCAAAAGTAGCAGCATCTTCATCTAAGGTTGATCAATTAGTGAAGCCCCCTCCTGCTATTTGTTCTTATAGCATCCTGGATAATTCGTGGCAGCAACGCGGAACAGGCACATACCTTCCAAATGTG AACTTCCGCGCCTACAAGGAGCGTTTCGCATCTTCAAGAGGTAAAAAGCAAGCTTACACATATCGGCCACCGAAGTTTCGTAGCAACAATCAAGAGGGCTCAGCCACAGACAAAAGCTTGAAGGGAAAAGACAGTCAGGAGGCAGTGCCACCTCCAAAAGAAAAAGCCTCTCCCTCTAACGGCAACGGCCGTGGGAAGCTTCCCGCATCTGATGCTCCCCCTCCCCCGCGCCTGCTCACCAAAGGTCATTCCCCAGCCAATGGCTTTATTGTGAAACCTGAAGGTAGTGTTGAATTTGGCTCTCGCAGCGCTGTTCCATTAGCGGCTTTCTCGCCGGAGCTTCGTATGAAGGCCAGTGTTGCGCCCCATAACCAGCGCTCTGCAGTGACCTATGCATCAGCAGCGCAGCAGAGATCGGGGGCGGATTCGACCCGTGAGAG GCCAACTGAACCATACAAACTGAAAGATGAAGGCgacttcccccctctctctggTTTGAAGCAGTGA
- the LOC109724066 gene encoding alpha-galactosidase 3 has product MASPLLDLLLFLLLLRLSLSFSSSSMAMAARIAPIIEESSSSSSLGVHVFDTSNYGKLQLNNGLALTPQMGWNSWNFFGCNINETVIKETADALISTGLADLGYNFLNIDDCWSAVRRNWKGQLEPDPKTFPSGIKALADYVHEKGLKLGIYSDAGVFTCQVRPGSLFHEDDDAKLFASWGVDYLKYDNCYNLGIKPKERYPPMRDALNSTGRTIFYSLCEWGVDDPALWAGKVGNSWRTTDDINDTWVSMTTIADMNDKWASYAGPGGWNDPDMLEVGNGGMTYAEYRSHFSIWALMKAPLLIGCDVRNMTAETLEILSNKEVIAVNQDPLGVQGRKVLAEGNGGCGQVWSGPLSKGRMVITLWNRCSETVTISVTLDILGLDTATTYSARDSWKHETLEENVTISFGAPVDVHDCKMYIFSPITSVSVS; this is encoded by the exons ATGGCTTCTCCCCTCCTcgatctcctcctcttcctcctcctcctccgcctctccctctccttctcctcctcctccatggCCATGGCGGCGAGGATAGCCCCTATAATCGAGGAGagttcctcttcctcctccttggGAGTCCACGTATTCGACACTTCCAATTACGGGAAACTTCAGCTCAACAACGGCCTCGCTCTCACTCCTCAGATGGG ATGGAACAGTTGGAATTTCTTTGGCTGTAACATCAATGAAACAGTCATCAAGGAAACAG CTGATGCACTGATCTCGACCGGGCTGGCTGATTTAGGTTACAATTTCCTTAACATTG ATGATTGTTGGTCTGCCGTACGCAGAAATTGGAAG GGTCAATTGGAACCTGATCCAAAGACTTTTCCTTCAGGCATCAAAGCTCTTGCTGACTATGTGCATGAAAAAGGTCTCAAGCTTGGTATTTACTCTGATGCGGG GGTTTTCACATGTCAAGTTCGACCAGGATCGCTATTCCATGAAGATGATGATGCAAAGCTCTTTGCATCATGG GGAGTTGACTACTTAAAGTATGATAATTGTTACAATTTGGGAATAAAGCCAAAAGAACG TTATCCTCCAATGCGTGATGCACTGAATTCAACTGGGCGTACTATATTTTACTCCCTGTGTGAGTG GGGTGTAGATGATCCAGCCTTATGGGCTGGCAAAGttggaaatagttggcgaacaacAGATGACATTAATGATACGTGGGTTAG CATGACTACAATTGCCGATATGAATGACAAGTGGGCTTCGTATGCGGGACCCGGTGGATGGAATG ACCCAGATATGTTGGAAGTTGGTAATGGGGGGATGACCTATGCAGAGTACCGTTCTCATTTTAGCATCTGGGCTCTTATGAAG GCTCCTCTTTTAATAGGTTGTGATGTCCGAAATATGACAGCAGAAACACTGGAGATCTTGAGCAATAAGGAGGTCATTGCAGTTAACCAAG ATCCTCTTGGAGTTCAAGGAAGGAAAGTATTGGCTGAAGGAAATGGTGGTTGTGGCCAG GTGTGGTCCGGGCCTCTCTCTAAAGGGCGCATGGTTATTACTCTGTGGAACCGCTGTTCCGAAACTGTCACTATCTCCGTCACATTGGACATACTTGGTCTCGACACAGCCACTACCTATTCGGCGAGAGATTCATGGAAG CATGAAACTCTTGAAGAGAATGTCACCATAAGTTTCGGAGCTCCAGTGGATGTTCATGATTGCAAGATGTACATCTTCTCTCCTATAACCTCAGTTTCTGTTAGTTAG
- the LOC109723930 gene encoding transcription repressor OFP17-like, whose protein sequence is MRSEETIDKIGELPSMSIERVQAPLPSPVTPAYIKMVCSRREREGGMEAHDEVEEACRSFENYLMEMLVEEREVRDLMDVEELLDCWDSLKCPEFIELVCRFYGELCKDLFSSDLPSEAAATATTANENAADKKLIEK, encoded by the coding sequence ATGCGGTCGGAAGAAACAATTGACAAAATCGGCGAATTGCCGAGTATGTCGATTGAACGGGTGCAGGCGCCACTCCCCTCGCCCGTAACGCCTGCATATATCAAGATGGTGTGTTCacggagggagagggaggggggcATGGAGGCACACGACGAGGTCGAGGAGGCGTGTCGGAGCTTTGAGAACTACTTGATGGAGATgttggtggaggagagggaggtgaGGGATTTGATGGACGTCGAGGAGCTTCTCGATTGCTGGGATAGCTTGAAGTGTCCCGAGTTTATCGAGTTGGTGTGTAGATTCTATGGAGAGCTGTGCAAGGACTTGTTCTCAAGTGATCTGCCGTCTGAGGCGGCGGCAACGGCAACGACGGCAAATGAGAATGCAGCTGATAAGAAATTGATAGAGAAATGA
- the LOC109723891 gene encoding mini-chromosome maintenance complex-binding protein, translating to MVGLAYDFVANPLGAVRLSFEKAVASSPSDADPTVAFRGKDWGAIDLFRDFLFEQGGLSQVPVLDASTHKWIQPNTLVRFRGMVQDMLGNEFYIGACKDGPTWRTNKFRDLSSFPMPPSCETLLWERHLFHCVPVPGQNSWTLESSPSPTARNMSSCLTFQHREKRRRDGDVDAVELDASDGDSSCSKKQKEDVNPAFVSSSSNDWRNHNNVSEPTKGDHAFPENTLSCLVKVYDMPESQFKLNDVIEFIGIYTFDPELVITKDDSDDMMYDFMEDAVAHLPSSKVPRLHCLVCKKLAAQDFPPSSHAVEPLPHVVKSIRESLLGHLTAVLGNDGLAAQFLLLHLLSRVRARVDLITVGKLSLNLTSFTRESVSIFGNELTSAIQNLLPYTQAIPLTVEYLNTATLQPRKDNQTGRLVMGALQLAQGTHLTIDETNMQCGTLNSKGVENASLLKHLMEWQTVEYDFEYYKLEMAADVQLLVLSEGKSNILPADLVLPFRPTTVSAVNAGAEELQSWRWYLATVRSLPSSSEPEISKMLENEMVDAMREDRSLGSTDLNRLLTMAQLTSASFGEKSLSLENGEGVGKA from the exons atggTGGGTTTAGCGTACGATTTCGTGGCGAACCCCTTGGGCGCTGTGCGCCTCTCTTTCGAGAAAGCGGTGGCGTCGTCGCCGTCCGATGCCGATCCGACGGTGGCGTTCAGAGGCAAGGACTGGGGAGCGATCGACCTGTTCCGCGACTTCCTCTTCGAGCAAGGTGGCCTCTCCCAG GTTCCGGTTCTCGATGCATCGACTCATAAATGGATTCAGCCGAACACGCTTGTTCGATTCCGTGGAATGGTGCAGGATATGCTCGGCAATGAATTCTACATTGGCGCGTGCAAG GATGGGCCGACATGGCGGACGAATAAGTTCAGAGATCTCTCTTCGTTCCCGATGCCACCTTCATGTGAGACACTATTGTGGGAGCGCCATCTTTTCCACTGTGTTCCT GTACCAGGACAGAATTCCTGGACATTGgagtcttctccttctccaacTGCCAGAAATATGTCAAGCTGTTTAACATTTCAGCATAGAGAAAAACGTAGGAGGGACGGAGATGTTGACGCCGTTGAATTAGAT GCCTCAGATGGGGACTCCTCGTGCAGTAAGAAGCAG AAGGAAGACGTGAATCCAGCTTTTGTGTCTAGTTCATCAAATGACTGGAGGAATCATAACAATGTCTCAGAGCCAACGAAAGGAGATCATGCCTTCCCTGAAAATACTCTTTCATGTTTAGTGAAG GTATATGATATGCCAGAGAGTCAATTCAAGTTGAATGATGTTATCGAATTTATAGGCATCTACACATTTGATCCAGAACTTGTTATTACAAAGGATGACTCTGATGACATGATGTATGACTTTATGGAAGATGCTGTAGCTCACCTTCCTTCGAGTAAG GTTCCTCGTCTTCATTGCTTAGTATGTAAAAAGCTGGCAGCTCAAGATTTTCCTCCAAGTTCTCATGCTGTTGAG CCTTTACCTCATGTAGTAAAGAGTATTCGAGAATCTCTTCTAGGGCATCTTACGGCAGTATTAGGAAATGATGGGTTAGCAGCTCAATTTCTTCTATTGCACCTTCTGTCAAGA GTCCGTGCAAGAGTTGATCTCATCACAGTTGGAAAACTGTCTCTGAATTTAACTAGTTTTACAAGAGAAAGCGTGTCGATTTTTGGAAATGAATTAACAAGTGCAATTCAGAATCTTTTACCCTATACGCAAGCTATCCCTCTTACGGTTGAGTATTTGAACACGGCAACACTTCAACCCAGAAAAGATAACCAAACAGGAAG GTTGGTAATGGGAGCCCTGCAGTTAGCTCAAGGCACTCACTTGACAATTGATGAGACTAATATGCAGTGTGGAACATTGAATTCTAAAGGCGTTGAGAATGCAAGTTTGCTAAAGCACTTAATGGAATGGCAGACG GTTGAATATGATTTCGAGTACTACAAGTTGGAAATGGCTGCTGATGTCCAGTTACTCGTTTTATCCGAGGGGAAATCAAACATATTGCCTGCTGATTTGGTGTTGCCTTTCCGTCCAACCACAGTTTCTGCGGTGAATGCAGGCGCCGAGGAACTGCAATCTTGGAGATGGTACTTGGCCACTGTTAGGTCTCTTCCAAGCTCTAGTGAGCCAGAAATAAGTAAG ATGCTTGAAAATGAAATGGTCGACGCCATGCGAGAAGACAGGAGTTTGGGCAGCACAGATCTTAACAG GTTGCTAACAATGGCTCAATTGACTTCGGCAAGCTTCGGCGAAAAGAGTCTTTCCTTGGAGAATGGTGAAGGAGTTGGAAAGGCTTAG
- the LOC109724018 gene encoding high mobility group B protein 7 isoform X3 — MANGSRGRKRVHAPRRAPDGSAFIKCERCDRVVAIALLDMHECESNAGFGLKGRRGGKEALMVGAQDQPRSPFCCFMESFRKKFGSENWIEVDRRGFETWKNMTPKERRPFAIEAEEINKAYEKMLLEEVGHMSEADDEADSPKLQFCEISFESSDVEWDQLQNFASFDSDEWDY; from the exons ATGGCGAATGGGTCGCGAGGGAGGAAGCGGGTCCACGCCCCTCGCCGAGCCCCCGATGGAAGCGCCTTCATCAAATG CGAGCGATGTGATCGGGTTGTGGCGATTGCTCTCTTGGACATGCACGAGTGCGAGAGTAATGCTGGATTCGGTTTAAAAGGAAGAAGAGGTGGAAAAGAGGCGTTGATGGTGGGTGCTCAAGATCAACCAAGATCACCGTTCTGCTGCTTCAT GGAAAGCTTTAGGAAGAAATTCGGGAGTGAGAACTGGATAGAGGTTGATCGAAGAGGATTTGAGACATGGAAAAATATGACCCCGAAG GAGAGGCGTCCGTTTGCCATTGAAGCAGAAGAGATTAATAAAGCATATGAAAAAATGTTATTGGAAGAGGTTGGCCATATGTCTGAG GCGGATGATGAAGCTGATTCTCCCAAG CTGCAGTTTTGTGAAATTTCGTTCGAATCCTCCGACGTCGAGTGGGACCAACTTCAGAACTTCGCGAGCTTTGACAGCGATGAGtg GGACTATTAA
- the LOC109724018 gene encoding high mobility group B protein 7 isoform X2 gives MANGSRGRKRVHAPRRAPDGSAFIKCERCDRVVAIALLDMHECESNAGFGLKGRRGGKEALMVGAQDQPRSPFCCFMESFRKKFGSENWIEVDRRGFETWKNMTPKERRPFAIEAEEINKAYEKMLLEEVGHMSEADDEADSPKVGVGEKIIWFCEISFESSDVEWDQLQNFASFDSDEWDY, from the exons ATGGCGAATGGGTCGCGAGGGAGGAAGCGGGTCCACGCCCCTCGCCGAGCCCCCGATGGAAGCGCCTTCATCAAATG CGAGCGATGTGATCGGGTTGTGGCGATTGCTCTCTTGGACATGCACGAGTGCGAGAGTAATGCTGGATTCGGTTTAAAAGGAAGAAGAGGTGGAAAAGAGGCGTTGATGGTGGGTGCTCAAGATCAACCAAGATCACCGTTCTGCTGCTTCAT GGAAAGCTTTAGGAAGAAATTCGGGAGTGAGAACTGGATAGAGGTTGATCGAAGAGGATTTGAGACATGGAAAAATATGACCCCGAAG GAGAGGCGTCCGTTTGCCATTGAAGCAGAAGAGATTAATAAAGCATATGAAAAAATGTTATTGGAAGAGGTTGGCCATATGTCTGAG GCGGATGATGAAGCTGATTCTCCCAAGGTTGGGGTTGGGGAAAAAATTATCTGG TTTTGTGAAATTTCGTTCGAATCCTCCGACGTCGAGTGGGACCAACTTCAGAACTTCGCGAGCTTTGACAGCGATGAGtg GGACTATTAA
- the LOC109724018 gene encoding high mobility group B protein 7 isoform X1, whose translation MANGSRGRKRVHAPRRAPDGSAFIKCERCDRVVAIALLDMHECESNAGFGLKGRRGGKEALMVGAQDQPRSPFCCFMESFRKKFGSENWIEVDRRGFETWKNMTPKERRPFAIEAEEINKAYEKMLLEEVGHMSEADDEADSPKVGVGEKIIWLQFCEISFESSDVEWDQLQNFASFDSDEWDY comes from the exons ATGGCGAATGGGTCGCGAGGGAGGAAGCGGGTCCACGCCCCTCGCCGAGCCCCCGATGGAAGCGCCTTCATCAAATG CGAGCGATGTGATCGGGTTGTGGCGATTGCTCTCTTGGACATGCACGAGTGCGAGAGTAATGCTGGATTCGGTTTAAAAGGAAGAAGAGGTGGAAAAGAGGCGTTGATGGTGGGTGCTCAAGATCAACCAAGATCACCGTTCTGCTGCTTCAT GGAAAGCTTTAGGAAGAAATTCGGGAGTGAGAACTGGATAGAGGTTGATCGAAGAGGATTTGAGACATGGAAAAATATGACCCCGAAG GAGAGGCGTCCGTTTGCCATTGAAGCAGAAGAGATTAATAAAGCATATGAAAAAATGTTATTGGAAGAGGTTGGCCATATGTCTGAG GCGGATGATGAAGCTGATTCTCCCAAGGTTGGGGTTGGGGAAAAAATTATCTGG CTGCAGTTTTGTGAAATTTCGTTCGAATCCTCCGACGTCGAGTGGGACCAACTTCAGAACTTCGCGAGCTTTGACAGCGATGAGtg GGACTATTAA
- the LOC109724018 gene encoding high mobility group B protein 7 isoform X4, whose translation MANGSRGRKRVHAPRRAPDGSAFIKCERCDRVVAIALLDMHECESNAGFGLKGRRGGKEALMVGAQDQPRSPFCCFMESFRKKFGSENWIEVDRRGFETWKNMTPKERRPFAIEAEEINKAYEKMLLEEVGHMSEADDEADSPKFCEISFESSDVEWDQLQNFASFDSDEWDY comes from the exons ATGGCGAATGGGTCGCGAGGGAGGAAGCGGGTCCACGCCCCTCGCCGAGCCCCCGATGGAAGCGCCTTCATCAAATG CGAGCGATGTGATCGGGTTGTGGCGATTGCTCTCTTGGACATGCACGAGTGCGAGAGTAATGCTGGATTCGGTTTAAAAGGAAGAAGAGGTGGAAAAGAGGCGTTGATGGTGGGTGCTCAAGATCAACCAAGATCACCGTTCTGCTGCTTCAT GGAAAGCTTTAGGAAGAAATTCGGGAGTGAGAACTGGATAGAGGTTGATCGAAGAGGATTTGAGACATGGAAAAATATGACCCCGAAG GAGAGGCGTCCGTTTGCCATTGAAGCAGAAGAGATTAATAAAGCATATGAAAAAATGTTATTGGAAGAGGTTGGCCATATGTCTGAG GCGGATGATGAAGCTGATTCTCCCAAG TTTTGTGAAATTTCGTTCGAATCCTCCGACGTCGAGTGGGACCAACTTCAGAACTTCGCGAGCTTTGACAGCGATGAGtg GGACTATTAA